The following are encoded in a window of Gramella sp. MT6 genomic DNA:
- a CDS encoding GNAT family N-acetyltransferase has translation MIRTADIKDLQEIKSLTEDCAQAMIQKNIYQWNEHYPSLEKLESDILKKELFVLEEGAKIIGIIVNTPEKDEEYTPINWLSKTENNLYIHRLATHPDHWGKGYAQKLMDFAEDYAKQQKYESVRLDTFSQNPRNQRFYEARGYQRLGNIYFPKQSEHPFYCYELLI, from the coding sequence ATGATAAGAACAGCCGATATTAAAGACCTTCAGGAAATAAAATCCCTTACCGAAGATTGTGCACAGGCCATGATCCAAAAGAATATCTATCAATGGAACGAGCACTATCCTTCTCTGGAAAAACTGGAATCAGATATACTTAAAAAGGAGCTTTTCGTTCTCGAAGAAGGAGCGAAAATCATTGGTATCATCGTCAATACACCTGAAAAGGACGAGGAATACACTCCAATCAACTGGCTTAGTAAAACCGAAAATAACCTCTATATACACCGCCTGGCTACGCATCCTGATCATTGGGGTAAAGGTTACGCTCAAAAACTAATGGATTTTGCTGAAGATTATGCAAAACAGCAGAAATACGAATCTGTAAGACTGGATACCTTCAGTCAGAATCCCAGAAATCAGCGTTTTTATGAAGCCAGGGGATACCAGAGACTGGGTAATATCTATTTCCCGAAACAAAGTGAACATCCATTTTATTGTTATGAATTGCTTATTTAA